TAAAGTAGCTAAGGGGATTCTTTCTTTTTTATGCTCTTGAGCAATTATTGTTTGATACGTAAAAGTTACAAAAACAAGTAATAACAGCTTTATGTATACAGATTTTTGAATAATTTACTAATTTAAAGTTATACCTACTTTTTACTAATAATTAAACTACTATCTTTTTTGATAATATTTACATCAGCAGATTTTTCGATGGCTTTTAAACAGATGTCAATATTAGTAATAGGAACCGCTCCTGTTATTAAGGTATTTTTACTTGCATCGTCGTTAAAAATGATAGAATAGCCATAAGATTCTTCTATTTTTTCCATCGCTTTTTCCAAAGATAGGTTTTCAAACAATAAAGAACCATTTTTCCAAGAAGTTTTTAGAGTAGAATCAAAAGTATTTATGTCTTCTAATATTTTATTTTTTTCTGCGGAATAGGAGATGTAGTTACCTGGAATCATTTTTTTATCAATTCCGTTATTTAGTTTTAACCAAATATTACCTTCTTCTAAAAACACATCTGTTTTTTGCTTTTTTGTATTTACATTAAAAGAGGTACCATAAACTTCTACAGATAAATCGTCTGTTATTACCCAAAATTTTGCGTTTGTAGTTACTTTTTTATCCACCTGAAAAAAGGCTTCACCAGACAACCAAACTTTTCTGCTTTCGTTTTTGTAGTAGGATAAACTAGAATTAGAATTTAAAGTAACACGGCTACCATCTAGTAATTTTATATTTAAAATTTCTCCATAACTGGTTTTATGGGTCATTTTGGTGTTATTAAAAGAAAAATAGATACCTATAGAAATTAGTAGAAGTATAGAAGCTGCTACACTAAAAGTTTTAAGATATTTAACTTTTTTCTTAGGAACTGGGTTTTTAGCTTTAATTTTAGCTTCTAGTTTTTGCCATTCTAAACTAACTTTTTCTTTATCAACAGTTTGTTGGTTAAAAGAAATGCCTAAAACCAGGTCTTTAGCTGTACTTACTAATTCTTCTTTATCTTTATTGTTGGCAATCCAAAAATCCCAAAAACCAACATCAGTTCCGTTGTTTTGAAGCACCCAATTTTTAAATGAATCATCATCTAAAAAGTCATTTATGGTATTGTATTCTTTCTTAATCATTTCAATAAATAGGTCATTGTACTTGTATAAGGCAAATATTGTTTTTTTATACTCTTAATTTTATGTTAAACTCAATTAAATAATTTTAGAATAGAAATTTCTTCTTTTAAACTTTTTATGGCTTTATGAAGAGAGTTTATAACACTTTGATAATTAATACCCATTATTTCTGATATTTCGGTAGCTTTTAAACCACTGTAGTATTTTAAATAAATGGCTTCTTTTTGTCTTTTGGGTAATTTATTTAATAATCTAGAGAGGTTTTTATTTTTAAAACTTTCTGTTTCTTGATGTGTCATTATTTCTTCAGCAGTAAACTGTAAGTCTACAAAAGTTTCATTAGAAAAATCAGTATGTTTTAATTTTGCATTTTTCTGCATCATTTTTAATAAAAACCGTTTATAGGATGTAAATAGATAAGGGGCAATCGTATCTAAATCGCTTAAATTTTCTCTATGTTCATAAACGTATAAAAAGAAATCCTGTAAAGAATCTTCTGTAAGAGCAACATCATTAGAAATTTTTAAGCCATAATTATGTAGCATAGGATAATAGATTTCAAAGAGTGTAGAAAATGCTCTAAGATCTCCTTCCTTTAAGGCTTTCCAAATAAATTGATCTGTTATTTTATTCATTTAAGAGTGTAAATGTGACAAATATTTTTTTAAAAATAAATAAAATTGATGATTCTACTCTTTCTTTATTGATTTAATTATATTTTAATGAAACTTGCATTATATTTGCACTCGCAAAATTTATTTACATGAAAGCCGGAATTGTAGGATTACCAAACGTAGGAAAATCAACTTTATTTAACTGTTTATCTAACGCAAAAGCGCAAAGTGCCAACTTTCCTTTCTGTACCATTGAGCCCAATTTAGGGGTTGTAAATGTGCCAGATTCTCGTTTAAAAAAATTAGAAGAATTGGTGGTTCCAGAGAGAGTTCAAACTGCTACTGTAGAAATTGTAGATATTGCTGGCTTGGTAAAAGGAGCAAGTAAAGGAGAAGGTTTAGGAAATCAGTTTTTAGCAAACATTAGAGAAACAGACGCTATTTTACATGTAGTGCGTTGTTTTGATAATGATAATATTATTCATGTTGATAATTCTATAGATCCTGTAAGAGATAAAGAAACTATTGATTATGAATTGCAATTAAAAGATTTAGAAACGGTTCAAAAACGTTTAGAGCGTGTAAAAAGAACTGCTAAAACAGGTAATAAAGAAGCGCAAGCAGAATTAGTAGTTTTATTAAAAATTGAAGAAACTTTATTAAAAGGAGTTTCTGTAAGAACTTTAGATTTTTCTGAGAAAGAAATGGAGTTTGTTAAACCTTTACAATTTATTACATCAAAACCAGTACTATATGTTTGTAATGTTGATGAAGGTTCTGCCGTTTCTGGAAATGCGTATGTAGACCAAGTTAAAGAAGCTGTTAAAGACGAAAATGCAGAAGTAATTGTTTTGGCAGTTGGTACAGAAGCAGATATTACAGAATTAGATGATTACGAAGAAAGACAAATGTTTTTAGCAGATATTGGCTTAGAAGAAGCTGGTGTGGCTAGATTGGTTCGTTCTGCATATAAATTATTAAACTTACAAACCTATTTTACTGCAGGTGTAAAGGAAGTTAGAGCTTGGACAATTCCTATTGGTTCTACTGCGCCACAAGCTGCAGGAGTAATTCATACAGATTTTGAAAAAGGTTTTATTAGAGCAGAAACTATTGCTTATGAAGATTTTGTAACTTATGGTTCTGAAGCAAAAGTAAAAGAAGCGGGTAAAATGAGGGTAGAAGGTAAGGAGTACATTGTTAAAGATGGTGATATCTTACACTTTAGATTTAATGTGTAATTACGGATATTTGATAATATAAAAAAAATCCCAATGAGAAATCATTGGGATTTTTTTGTCAACCTAAATTTATTTTAGGTTAAATATATAGTTGATTTTACATACTCTCTACAAATTTTAAAAATACTTTTTTATGAAGTTCTAAATTCATGGTAGGAGAAAGTGATGCACGAACAATATAGTCTTTATCTCCTTCTTTGGTTGTTCCTTGTGTAGATGTTGCAGGTATCGTCCAATAGCAGCCTTTTAACTGTCCGTAACTTACACAGAATTTACTTTCATCAGGAATTTCTGTAATCATTAAGTTGATTAACTTTAAATTTAAGGCTCTTTTGTTAGCTTCTTTTTCTTCTTCTGAGTTTCCTGTTGTAGGAAGGTCTAATGAAAAAACAGATGGTGTAAATCCTTGTGCAGCTAACTCTTCTGACACAAAATTTATTTTTGCTCCTGGTAAAGTTTCATGAATATAATTTACAAACTGACGCGTATTAGTATAGGCATCTTTAATTCTTTGATTCATAGAAGGCAGTTGTTTGGCTAATATTTCATACTGAAAATCAGTAGCTTCATTATCACAAAGGGTTAAATGTTGTTCAATTTTATCGATCAAGGTTACCGTTTTTTTATTTCCTACGCAGTAGCCTGCTGTACATTTTCCTCCACTAGGAAATTTAGAGCCACTTGCAAAAGAAATGGTTCTAACGGTAGATAGTATTTCACCATCACCTAAAAAATGAACATTAGGACAGAATGTTTGGTCTAAAATAAAAACAGGATCTATAGCAATTTCTCCCGTTGTAGTTATACGTTCTTTGCTTAATGCTTCTTTTAATTGAACTAAATTCGGAACTTCAACTCTTGGGTTTGTTGGTATTTCAGCAATAATATAAGGCACAGCGTCTTGTTTAGCAATATTGTTTAAAACGCTATCTATACTTTGCACCATATCATTATCGCCATCAACTAATAAATCTACAATTTCTACATTGTCAATACAAGCTGCAACACGTCTTGCTTGGTCATTTGTACCGCCATAACAATTAGGAGGAACAATAATTTTAATTGCTTTTCCTTTATGATTCTCTTTAGCATCTTCAATTAATCCCATTAAAATGGCATATTGAATTGAGAGTCCGCTAGTGGCAACTAAAGGTTTTGTGTTAGAGCCCGTAACTTCTTTTATAGCATTTAAAACACTTGTTTTATTTGTGCTGTTATCCTTTTTATTTTTAAAAGAAGATTTAGTTACTAAGGCATTTAGAGCTGTAAGAGAATTAGAAGGAGTCATGGCAATAGTTTCTCTTCTTCTTACATGCTGTATGTCGGAAATATAATGTTCATTTTGTTCGCCATTTACCATTAAAACACTACCAAGAGAATCATAAAGATTGATAACAAAATCAATGTTTTTATTTTTCTTAAATGTGCCAATTTGGTCTTCTTGTGATATAAAAATAGTACTTCCGTTAAAAGTAGAAATATCAGATAAACTTGTTGCTTTTTGTAGTTCAAAATTATAATTATAAATTTCTTTAACTATCTTATTGTTAAATGATTGTGGTGGTTTATCTAAATAAATAATTCTAGTTTTTTTTTGAGATAATAAATTCTTTCTTAACACAGCTAAAACAGGAATCGTTTGTGAAGAAAAGCTAATTACGTTCTCTGGTTTAATAGCATTTAATTTTGCAATTGCCCACTCTAAAACACAAGACAATGGATGCCCTAAACGTATATAATCATAAGCTGTAGGCAATGCATTTAACATGGCGGATGTAGCATTATTGTTGTTATATAAAGTATCAAACTTATCTAAAAACGCTGTTTTAGCCAAGTTTTCATTATAAATATCTAGTCGATGTGTAGTTAAATTTAACCAATCTGTTGGTAAGTTTTCTAATACAACTTTTATATAATTTAGTGTTTTATTGTCTTCCATAATTAGCACTTTTGTAGATTAATTAGGTTTTATTTTAGAAGTGTTTTAATGCACATTGGCTTGCTTCTATCTAATTTTTAGATGTAAATAATAAGTTAGCGAAGTTAGTTTTTTTGAATTGATAAATCAACGCGCATTACCTTACATTTTAAATTTTAACAATATGTATTTAGATTCTTTTAAGGTACTTAAATCGTTAAATATCCTTTGTAAAAGGAGCCTTTTATTTTCTATTTATTGATGATTTTTAGTTGCTATACCTCTTTGTTTGTACCTGTAAAATGTTCTTTAATTATCGATTTTTGAACGTACAATTGCGGTTTAAGTAAATTTATGATGCAATTAATACATATAAATCATCAGTATTCTATGATGAATCAGTTACCTTTAAAAGGTACCAATTTTGGTGTTATAATTTTAAATAAAATTATTTATGTGGTTACGTGTAAGTTGTAATTTGGCTTTTGATATTGAAACACCAACTCCTTTTATTTTGATGCTGCGTCCCAGAAGTGGTGCAGAACAGTGGATTGAGCGCGATGAGTTTAAAATATATCCCAATGTACCTATTGTAGAGTTTACAGATGATTATGGAAATCTTTGCCAACGTTTGGTAGCACCAATTGGTAAGTTTACCATTTTTACAAGTTCAGATGTAAAAACGTCTGAATTTGTTGATGTGAATTTTGAAGCTCCTTTTGTAGAAATTCAGAATTTACCTAATGAAGTACTTTGTTATTTATTACCTAGCAGGTATTGTGAGTCTGACCGATTTAACGACTTAGCAAATACAATTACCGCAGATAAACCTGTAGGATATGAACAAGTGTTTGCTATAGAAGAATGGTTACGTACAAATATTAGTTACATTCCTGGTAGTAGCGATTTTCCTATTTCTGCTACCGAAGTAAACTACAAACGTTCTGGTGTTTGTAGAGATTTGTCTCATTTAGGTATTGCATTGTGCAGAAGTTTAAGCATTCCTGCTCGCATGGTGGTTGGTTATTTGCACAAATTACATCCCATGGATATGCACGCATGGTTTGAGGCTTATGTTGGTGGGCGTTGGTATACTTTTGATGCTACACAAACAGAAGCAAAAGGAGGTTACGTAGCGGTAGGCTATGGTTTAGATGCAGCAGATGTTGCTATATTTAATCAATTTGGACCTGTGGCTCATTCTTTAGAGCAACGTGTAACTGTAGAGCAAATTAAAATTTAAGTTGTAGGTTTTTTATAACCATCTTTTGCGCTTAAAAAACAAAAGTGTTACAGCTGATGAAGTAATCATCAAACAAATTGCTAATGGATATCCCCAAGATTGTTGTAATTCTGGCATAAATTTAAAATTCATACCATACATACTGGCAATTAAAGTTGGAGGCATAAAAATAACCGTTACTACCGTAAAAATTTTAATAATTCTGTTTTGCTCCATATCTACCAAACCTAAAAAGGTATTTTGAAGAAATTCTAGTCTTTCAAAATTAAAACTAGTATGGTCTAGTAAAGAACCAATGTCTTTAATCATCACCCAAAGAGTGTCGTAATTTTCTCTAGGAAAAAACTTACTTTTTAAAATAGCCGATAGAATTCGTTGTTTTTCTACAATGTTTTCTCGAATAGAGATGGTAGATTCTTGAAAAGCAGTAATTTTTAATAACAACTGTCTTTCTAGATCATTTTTTTTAACCAACCCTTTACTAATAGTCGTAATTTGTTCAGTAATATTTTCTATTAAATCGGCATCAAAATCGATACGTATTTCAAGAATATTTAAAAAAACATCAATTCCGTTTTTTGCTTTTACAGAACGAATTTTATGATATGTATCTGTAAAAGTTCTGTAATCATGTTGTCTTTGTGTAATTAAAAAGTTGTTTTTAAGAATAAAAGATATCGGTTCATTAATGTAATTTCCGTTTTCTTCTCTTAAAAAATTAAGGTTGATACCAATTTCACTTTCAGATTCTACAAACTTAGAACTAGATTCAATTTCCTCTCTTTCTTGAGGTGTAAATAACTCTACACCAAAAGTTTCTTCTACTTTTTTCTTTTCATCAAAAGTGGGGTTTTTAAGATCAATCCAAAGAATATTAGAAGGAGAAAAATTAGCTCCTGTTTCCACTATAATTTGTCCGTTTTCTATGCTTGCGTATGTAATCATTTGTTTTTTGATGTCTTTTTTAGCTACCACCTGATGTGTAAACTGTATAAACGTTCTTTTACTACTAAAAAAAGTACTGTAAAGCGGCGAAGTTAGTTTTTTTGAATTAAAAACACATTAACTATCAGTTACCTTTTTTAAATGAAGAAAAACTCGGTATTTATAAGTTTTGTTAATGCGAATAAAAGAATAGTTTTGTTTAAATAAAGACTTTTAAAGTATCCTTTATTTTCTGCGTAAACTATGCTAATATTCCCATAAAAATAAACACATAATACAAGCCTGTTAAAATAAAAACAACACCGGCAACTTTACGCATTACATTTTCTATTTTAGTAATTTTATTATAGAATACGCCAATTTTTCCTGCTGTAAAGGCTAATAAATAGGTGAAAAGTATTACTGGTAATCCGGTTCCTATTGCAAAAATTATAGGTAAATATAATCCGTCTGCAGAGGCAATAGTTATAGGAATGAGCATGCCAAAAAATAAGGCACCACTGTAAGGGCAAAAAGCTAAGGCAAATACTACACCTATTAAAAAAGAACCTAACAAGCCTTTATCTTTAAATTTATCGGATAGTTTATTCTGAAAATTAGATTTTCCTAAAAAATGGAGCTTTAAAACATTTAACATAATTAAACCGATGATAATTAATAAAGGCCCCAAGTATTTTTCTCCATTCTGATTAAAAAAACGAGAAATATGAAACTTGCTTGCACCAAAATATAATATCATACCAATAGTAGTATAACTAAAACCACGCCCCAAAGAGTATAGCAATCCGCTTAAAAAAACGTTTCGTTTACTCGAAATATTTTTAGATATAAAGGCAGTTGCCGTTATGTTGGTAGCTAATGGGCAAGGGCTAATAGCGGTCATGAGGCCAAGTATAAGTGCCGTTAAAAGAGGAAAATTATAACTCTCTAAAAGAGATTGCAAAAAATCCATTTATAGAGTTTTTAGTTCTTTGTCTATTTTTTCTTTTAATTGTTTAGCAAATACATCTTTATCATTTCCTTTCATAAACGCAAAATTGGTTAGATCTATCTTCTTTTCTTTTCCGTTTTTTATCACATTTAAAATTAAAGCAGTACCAGAAGCTTCAAATTTTTCGGCCATTGTTTGGTTTTCTTTTTTATCGACATCAATTACCTGAAAGGTAATTTTACTAGCTTTTATTTCTTTAGAAAAATAGGTGTCTAAGGTATATTTTGTATTAGCTTCAATAGCTTTACAGGTAATGCATCTATGGGTAGAATGAAAGTCTAAAACCTCTATTTTAGAAATGGACTGTTCTATAGTTTTGTTTTTACTTTTTGTTTGCTCATTGCAGGCTATTAACAAAAATCCGATTGTTAAAAAAGCTAAAATTTTATTTGTTTTCATGTGAAATTGATTTACAGTTTATTTTTTTCAGTACATTTTTCTTCTTTTAATTCAAACTCTAAAGTACTGTGTGTAATATGATGTGCTTTTAATTCTTTTTTGATGTCTAGTTTAATTCTTGGAATTTCATTAAGGTTTTCTACAACAATATGAGAAGTTAATGCATTTTCATTGGTACTCATACTCCAAATATGGATATGATGCACCTCTGTAACACCATTAACCTCGTTAATATGTGCGCTAATTTCGTTGGTGTTTATTGCTGCAGGTACTCCGTCCATCATGGCAATAATGCTATCTTTAAAAAGATTCCAAGTACTAGCAAGTATTACAATAGCTACTAAAATGGCCGCAATTCCGTCTACAAAATTCCACCCAGTATATTTAATAATCAATCCAGATATTACCACACCCAAAGAAACCAAAGCATCTGCCATTAAATGCCAATAGGCTGCTTTTATATTTAGATCTTCTTTTTTTCTATGATGAAATAAAAGAGCCGAAGAAAAATTAATAACAATTCCTATAGCGGCAACAATCATTACAACATTTCCGTTAATGATATTCGGATGAAGAATGTGTCTAAAACCTTCCCAAGCAATGGCACCAATAGCAAAAGCTAGTAATATAGAATTGATAAAAGAAGCAACAACAGATCCTTTTTTTAAACCATAAGTAAATAATGTATTGGGTTTAAAATTAAGTAAACGAAAAGCTAAAAAAGCCAATAATAAACCAGAAATATCGCCAATATTGTGCACTGCATCAGAAAGTAGGGCAGTAGAACCAATTTGCCAACCATAAAAGAGTTCTATTATAACATAGACTACGTTTAAGGAGATCCCTATTATAAAAGAACGGTTAATATCGTTTGACTTTAATGATGGAGGTGCGTGATTATGAGAATGAGACATTGTTTTTTTTATAAAATTTATAAAATCATATTAAATAAGTATCCAGAAATAATGATGCAGAGTGTTACCACTCCAAAAAAGATGGCAATTAATTTTAAGGTCATTACTTTCTTTAAAAGCATTGCTTCTGGTAAGGATAGACCAACAACTCCCATCATAAAAGCAATTGCGGTTCCTAAAGGAATACCTTTTGCAACTAAAACCTGCGCTACTGGTAGTATTCCGGATGCATTAGAATACATTGGTACTGCTAAAATAGTAGCAATTGGCACCGCAAAAAGATTGTCTTTGGCTATATATTGTTCAAAAAAGCCTTCAGGGATATAGCCATGCATG
The nucleotide sequence above comes from Polaribacter butkevichii. Encoded proteins:
- a CDS encoding FecR family protein, with translation MIKKEYNTINDFLDDDSFKNWVLQNNGTDVGFWDFWIANNKDKEELVSTAKDLVLGISFNQQTVDKEKVSLEWQKLEAKIKAKNPVPKKKVKYLKTFSVAASILLLISIGIYFSFNNTKMTHKTSYGEILNIKLLDGSRVTLNSNSSLSYYKNESRKVWLSGEAFFQVDKKVTTNAKFWVITDDLSVEVYGTSFNVNTKKQKTDVFLEEGNIWLKLNNGIDKKMIPGNYISYSAEKNKILEDINTFDSTLKTSWKNGSLLFENLSLEKAMEKIEESYGYSIIFNDDASKNTLITGAVPITNIDICLKAIEKSADVNIIKKDSSLIISKK
- a CDS encoding RNA polymerase sigma factor, with the protein product MNKITDQFIWKALKEGDLRAFSTLFEIYYPMLHNYGLKISNDVALTEDSLQDFFLYVYEHRENLSDLDTIAPYLFTSYKRFLLKMMQKNAKLKHTDFSNETFVDLQFTAEEIMTHQETESFKNKNLSRLLNKLPKRQKEAIYLKYYSGLKATEISEIMGINYQSVINSLHKAIKSLKEEISILKLFN
- the ychF gene encoding redox-regulated ATPase YchF — its product is MKAGIVGLPNVGKSTLFNCLSNAKAQSANFPFCTIEPNLGVVNVPDSRLKKLEELVVPERVQTATVEIVDIAGLVKGASKGEGLGNQFLANIRETDAILHVVRCFDNDNIIHVDNSIDPVRDKETIDYELQLKDLETVQKRLERVKRTAKTGNKEAQAELVVLLKIEETLLKGVSVRTLDFSEKEMEFVKPLQFITSKPVLYVCNVDEGSAVSGNAYVDQVKEAVKDENAEVIVLAVGTEADITELDDYEERQMFLADIGLEEAGVARLVRSAYKLLNLQTYFTAGVKEVRAWTIPIGSTAPQAAGVIHTDFEKGFIRAETIAYEDFVTYGSEAKVKEAGKMRVEGKEYIVKDGDILHFRFNV
- a CDS encoding cystathionine beta-synthase, producing MEDNKTLNYIKVVLENLPTDWLNLTTHRLDIYNENLAKTAFLDKFDTLYNNNNATSAMLNALPTAYDYIRLGHPLSCVLEWAIAKLNAIKPENVISFSSQTIPVLAVLRKNLLSQKKTRIIYLDKPPQSFNNKIVKEIYNYNFELQKATSLSDISTFNGSTIFISQEDQIGTFKKNKNIDFVINLYDSLGSVLMVNGEQNEHYISDIQHVRRRETIAMTPSNSLTALNALVTKSSFKNKKDNSTNKTSVLNAIKEVTGSNTKPLVATSGLSIQYAILMGLIEDAKENHKGKAIKIIVPPNCYGGTNDQARRVAACIDNVEIVDLLVDGDNDMVQSIDSVLNNIAKQDAVPYIIAEIPTNPRVEVPNLVQLKEALSKERITTTGEIAIDPVFILDQTFCPNVHFLGDGEILSTVRTISFASGSKFPSGGKCTAGYCVGNKKTVTLIDKIEQHLTLCDNEATDFQYEILAKQLPSMNQRIKDAYTNTRQFVNYIHETLPGAKINFVSEELAAQGFTPSVFSLDLPTTGNSEEEKEANKRALNLKLINLMITEIPDESKFCVSYGQLKGCYWTIPATSTQGTTKEGDKDYIVRASLSPTMNLELHKKVFLKFVESM
- a CDS encoding transglutaminase-like domain-containing protein, producing MWLRVSCNLAFDIETPTPFILMLRPRSGAEQWIERDEFKIYPNVPIVEFTDDYGNLCQRLVAPIGKFTIFTSSDVKTSEFVDVNFEAPFVEIQNLPNEVLCYLLPSRYCESDRFNDLANTITADKPVGYEQVFAIEEWLRTNISYIPGSSDFPISATEVNYKRSGVCRDLSHLGIALCRSLSIPARMVVGYLHKLHPMDMHAWFEAYVGGRWYTFDATQTEAKGGYVAVGYGLDAADVAIFNQFGPVAHSLEQRVTVEQIKI
- the corA gene encoding magnesium/cobalt transporter CorA, whose product is MITYASIENGQIIVETGANFSPSNILWIDLKNPTFDEKKKVEETFGVELFTPQEREEIESSSKFVESESEIGINLNFLREENGNYINEPISFILKNNFLITQRQHDYRTFTDTYHKIRSVKAKNGIDVFLNILEIRIDFDADLIENITEQITTISKGLVKKNDLERQLLLKITAFQESTISIRENIVEKQRILSAILKSKFFPRENYDTLWVMIKDIGSLLDHTSFNFERLEFLQNTFLGLVDMEQNRIIKIFTVVTVIFMPPTLIASMYGMNFKFMPELQQSWGYPLAICLMITSSAVTLLFFKRKRWL
- a CDS encoding aromatic aminobenezylarsenical efflux permease ArsG family transporter translates to MDFLQSLLESYNFPLLTALILGLMTAISPCPLATNITATAFISKNISSKRNVFLSGLLYSLGRGFSYTTIGMILYFGASKFHISRFFNQNGEKYLGPLLIIIGLIMLNVLKLHFLGKSNFQNKLSDKFKDKGLLGSFLIGVVFALAFCPYSGALFFGMLIPITIASADGLYLPIIFAIGTGLPVILFTYLLAFTAGKIGVFYNKITKIENVMRKVAGVVFILTGLYYVFIFMGILA
- a CDS encoding nitrophenyl compound nitroreductase subunit ArsF family protein, translated to MKTNKILAFLTIGFLLIACNEQTKSKNKTIEQSISKIEVLDFHSTHRCITCKAIEANTKYTLDTYFSKEIKASKITFQVIDVDKKENQTMAEKFEASGTALILNVIKNGKEKKIDLTNFAFMKGNDKDVFAKQLKEKIDKELKTL
- a CDS encoding cation diffusion facilitator family transporter, translated to MSHSHNHAPPSLKSNDINRSFIIGISLNVVYVIIELFYGWQIGSTALLSDAVHNIGDISGLLLAFLAFRLLNFKPNTLFTYGLKKGSVVASFINSILLAFAIGAIAWEGFRHILHPNIINGNVVMIVAAIGIVINFSSALLFHHRKKEDLNIKAAYWHLMADALVSLGVVISGLIIKYTGWNFVDGIAAILVAIVILASTWNLFKDSIIAMMDGVPAAINTNEISAHINEVNGVTEVHHIHIWSMSTNENALTSHIVVENLNEIPRIKLDIKKELKAHHITHSTLEFELKEEKCTEKNKL